The following is a genomic window from Aricia agestis chromosome 20, ilAriAges1.1, whole genome shotgun sequence.
tttaatgttaaatccacgtgtttgaggcattctttggccattcttatggtttattatttagcggaacaataaaactcaacaatatctagtataaaatgttcactaaaaacctttattaaaacttttattacatgaaatgtgcagaccgactcctttgttatgtcctagtaggTAGGACATAaaattacacgcttttgacgcttatacaccgatataaggctctctcctttattatatagtaattagtatctcaatgatagaagcgtttagttcatTTTCTCGCcacattcaaataaagccttgttgaACAGTACATGAGCCTAGCCGCACCACAGTTCGTTGCAGATATAACAAATCCTGTCACTTAACTagattgttatacaaaattacTCACCTGCCCTCGTTTGAGACCAAAATATCGGGCCACTGGATCCCCAGCTTGAATTCTCATCAACATGTTTTCTTTTAGTTTACTGATTAAGTCAATAAGGAATTTATtgtagtaaataattaatttgtggTGGACTTAGTAATAAGTACACACATCTATACTTCAGTTTTAGACACAATcttaatagtataataattaatagaagctagttattatagtatgaaattttttaaattgttttttttttgttttctagaATTTAACGGTGATTGGTGAACTTAGGATTTAGacccacttttttactaaaccccgaaaacataataaaatctgGATAAATGGATAAGATTTtaagatttcaaaattatatcaTTTAATAGTGTTTggtctatgaataataaaaactaaggaagagcaactgtgtcaaaaatttgttctgcgagtctacaaaatgagacccgaatactttatgcatgtattcaggtctcaattttgtgtatttatagaagtgacaattattgtcaacagctttatttcataaatttgagtgttagtttttcgtagctattgtcatattttagagTGCGATAAGGAACCAAATTcaggagttacgtttcctttattttattatttgtagtatttagtataaaaaggATACTATCTTGTTAGCAACTCCGTCTTTTCATCATTGGTGAGTACAATGTGCTCAGGAACCAACTCATGTTCTGTTATATTGATGAGTAATTCGGACTCCAAGAACTGTTCCAAAATGTACTTTGGCGCCATGTCGACCAAGGATTGTTTTGCAGAAGGTGTCATACCTACAACAATATGGTTAGAGTAGATTGAATTGGTTTACCATTTTTTATCTCATTTCTTAGTTATTAGCTTTAATACTTTCATGCTTTGACTATGCATGCACATGGTAAATAATCCCCTTAATTCTAATTCTAgccttttttatgtttgtttgttgcTTCTTTATGTTAATCTCATTTGCCCTTTGTCTATCCACCTTTCCCTGTTTATCCCAAGTTTAGTCCAGGTGCAACTTGCTACAATTTTTTTCTCTTATCCGAGATAAATCACATAacaggtaaaaaaatattcctgCTAATAAATTAAGAATAATGCTATATGAATATTACCTGCTTGTACAACAACAATGGCTCTGTGTATGTTTTCTTCCTGCATTCTTGTACAATATGTCTTAATGGTCTTAATTCCGATTTTAGCTTCATCgggaaaaaaaacaaacatttggTCCGTTGGATCATCATTGTGGGCCACCAATACAATAAGATCACTTCGAGCTGGCCGCTTCTCACTGAAAAAACAcagcataaaaatattatcactttcttatgttaaagtgtaatttagtttgaatatattttttattattcagaaTGTTTTATTAACCTGAACTACAGCAAACTTTAACAGATGGCTTTGTCTagttaaaatttgtttaaaaaaaatacacctgtCATTAGGACATCcatcaaataaaatttcaagATTTTGAATTTATCACAATCTAAtatttttcgcctcaactctgacgctggcaactcctaaatggggaggcttacgccaaaagaagaagaagaagaacatgAAGAGCGGAGATAAAACAATCAGCACACAGCATTTTAATATGAACATTTCTAAAACTGCTAAGTTGCTTTTAGGTAAGAAGTTTATAAAGTTAAGTAGCAAGGCTTCTTGAATTGAAATTTACACCAAACACAAATAAGTTATttctatattaaaattacaataagtaTTTACCTTGGCTTATCCCCAAATTGTTCCTTGAACTGGTCTAAAGTTTGGTCCAATTCATCTTGCGTTACCAAATACCCTCGATCGTGGCATAGCTAAAAATTACAATGCTCATATGTGTATAATTGTATGATTAATTCATAATACGGTAATTAATTACTGAAAATATACAGAAAACTAAATAGTTTCCAATGCATAACCTCAAATGCAAATAATTACCTGCATAACTGTTTTACGAATGCGCCATAACTTATATGTTTCTGCATCATCAtccattttactattttatgagtgaaaaatatttaatctaATTTGTAAAAGAGTTCtaaaaactttaatttcataaaatgtttGCGCACAGTTGCACCgtgtttgttattttgtttcctTCTATCAGCAATCTGTAATCTATGGTTAATGGTGTTCTTCTTCTTCAACTACTTCTtcgcttttttttttcataacatggcgctcggctttttaaccatgtccagtgtcaagtaaaatatgacgggaaaatgaaatttttcgtgaaaagtttacaaaatttaaagtagTTTTTCCAGATAatcgtcaagtcgaaagtctaaaaaagtggtcagtaaagtcaacgagtcaagtcagttgttttagtaaagtagTAGACCCTATATTAAAACTTTcaatggagttttggagggaacacaaaatggcacgtttcttgaagttgtatcacttgcccacacttgtgcatgacatcgaatatttaatggttaatatataaaaaatataatataatataaaaaatattctaccaacattacacattaaaaaccgaaataacacaattttaagaaaataataatataaaaacacaatgtCACTCTTTCGTATACCCAGCAAAACTCCCCTCTTCGCCTTCTCAAAATAGAAAAGCAGTTCACACTTCACAGCTGATGAGTGCTGAGTTTTGACGTTCATAGACAACGAAAAGTTGTTGCTGTTGTGTTGTGTGTTATTGGCAatttggtagaatattaaccattagaatatattttattcgttATAACGTGCACAAGACCCCTGGGCCTAAAGATGGGCAGGTGGGTAAAAATCGGGTAGGTAAAAATTGGTGGaataggtaaaaattaaaaaatacccattcttacccggtataaattaaaaataccggGTAAATATTGACGAgtctttaaatatatgtaaaacaTTACTTTATTGGCTAAACCcttaatattgcgatttactatgtaaaattttaagttataaaactcaaaattttaatttaatattaaaaataacaaacaacatttaaaaaaggcacaataaagaaaaaatttaatcattataattattattataatttttacaactCTTGTCGTGcacgatttatatattattatgtaacacttTTTTAATCGCTATATACAAGATTTAGTAcatgtaaataataacaaaaatatatagtatGTGAATAATTACTATAACAATGATTTTGAATTTCGCTTCCAAGTAATAATCTAGATAATAATGcaggtataaaaaataaaatttacgcaTACTCGTGTACTGCATACATATAATATCTAgtcttcataatttaattaaaaaaagaacttaatcaaaccaataatattattgtgtatttaaGTTGTATAGGACACCACTTGAATCCACCAATCACGAGCAGTGTATTTCCTCAACATCGACTACGTAAGCAATGGCCGCTCGTGATTGTTGGTGTATTTAGCGTAAACGCCATTTTTAAcagtcatttttatttatcagaAGGGTCACATTATCTGTTTTAGCTAATATTTTAGAGATATaaactgattttaatttttacccgGTATAAAATGAAAATGGGTGGGTAAAAATAGGTATAAATGGGTATTTACCCGAGCCTTGGGTTTTTACCGGGTAAATGCCCATCTGTACCCCTGGCACATGTATAGTACAAATGTAGGCAATGTATGCTgcaacttgcaagttgcaacttccagaaacgtgcttttttgtatatattatattttcctcCAAATCTCCTTAGTCCGTCGGAAATTTCAGTAAAgtgtctaccactttactgataCCAtgaaaaacgcctccgtggtctagtggttagggcgcggctctcgactccggaggtcgggggtttgaatcccgcattggaaacatattgttatttccaagtttggttaggacaatgcaggctgatcaccagctgattgtctgacaagtaagatgctccatgcgtcggatgggcatgtaaaaagtcggtcctgcgcctgatctctcgccagtcgtgtcggtcttccgtcccactggcttatgagagtgaaaggaagagagagtgctcttgtgtactgcgcacacacttgggcactataaaatactcctgcgtaacaggcctggtttcaaataaactggccaccgtcaccaaaaccggtgtgcggagtatttaattattactttaatgaattgaccgacttgactccttgactgttTTGACATAAATTTCTTTAGAGTTCAAACTTGACGATATTATAGTGAACTGTAAAACAATGATATAAGAAAATATATCGTCTCAAGTcatagactgggttgcaccaactaactttaacttaaactgtaaatttaactttatttttaactttaactacaatgcaaaatattaaatctttggttaaagttaaaaattgacgccatcaagacgccatatttaaccatagtatttaaccataaccatagagctcgacaaggttttatatACATGGGgcgaaaaaaaggaactaacgctgtcatcatacaaaaaccgccatttttgacagttctcctttaccagcagcgcccccgcctacGCGCATTTATATGTTGGATCGCTgttatctgtcaatttctccgggaaaagttaaagttaaatttaccttaactataaccataaattaaactccacgcctctggtgcaaccctgTCATAGTCAATTTTGTATGCGGCAAAGTACACCCCCAGGCGTCAGTGCCAAAAGCCaacaaaaaaatcttgaatCTCTCAAATTCAGAAATTTTGACCTGTGACATTGCCTGTGACATATAAATAATCTGTGACCTGTGATTTTGACTTtcgcattttctaaaaatttgtgaatttatttcatttttgtattcATTTTGTAATATACCTttgaaataagtaataagtttagTTAAGCAAGAATCTTATATAAAATGGCAGGAATTAAAGGTAATTTTTGCCATTTAATGTTAAGAGAAATCCTTTCCCTTTTCAATGAGTCATAGTTTGTTATCAcaaattgtatatttataaacattgtctaataattcttatttctttttcATAATGCTGTTTCGGACGTACCTATATTAAATGGTTTCAACACAAGGGTAAGTTCTTAACTGTCGACATAGTCAACAAATTAACAAATTTTAGCCAACACTATTTCATGTTTTTAACACAAAGACAACAGCAATCActcaatcatttttaatttaagacctctgtttaattacaaaaaaggaatattattatattgttgtttaattaattatacacTACATAAGTACCGTAGTTAATTGAGATTTGAGATTGACATTGATTTCACAATACAATTATTGTTACAGATTGGCACAATAGATATTTAagtcataatttatttatttaagtatgtcAATTGTTTAAAAAAGCGAGTGTTTTCCTTTGCAACAATAATGTTGCGCTTAGAACAGATAAAAACATTTTGCTTTTACTGAACTGATCGTTGTATATTTCATTActaaacaatattaattttaatcaatACTTAATATTGTTTCATTCTTTTTTGATTCACATCAGAACATGAAGGTATCTttgattcattaaaaaatataaatagtgcACCAATTAATTAAAGATTATAATTAATGGGTTATACAATGGGTTGTCCCATATAATATTGCTATTGTGAAATTGGGAtactcattaaatatttttcttttgcagGTTGGTGTCCTTGGCTTTTGCTGGATCCATTGGAATGACATTTGTTATACTAGCATGTGCCTTACCACAATACAAGTAAGTATGTTCTACATACCTGCACAAGATCATTATTTTATACAAGACTATGTTGAGAAGATGTTGTTTGTGCTCCAGaaccatattattaaaataactgcAACAGTAGGTACTGTTTGTCTCCCTTTAAACATGAAGAATActctatatttatttatgtaatatggAAAACTTACGGCTGAGTAATGTCGGTGGCAATTTTATGTGTAACTATCAGATAGCCAATTAGGTACAAGTTTTCACctctaagcccgggcgcgcaatagcggccaaaccgcagtggccaggtcgcgacggccatcgagatagatac
Proteins encoded in this region:
- the LOC121737250 gene encoding DNA-directed RNA polymerases I, II, and III subunit RPABC1, encoding MDDDAETYKLWRIRKTVMQLCHDRGYLVTQDELDQTLDQFKEQFGDKPSEKRPARSDLIVLVAHNDDPTDQMFVFFPDEAKIGIKTIKTYCTRMQEENIHRAIVVVQAGMTPSAKQSLVDMAPKYILEQFLESELLINITEHELVPEHIVLTNDEKTELLTRYKLKENMLMRIQAGDPVARYFGLKRGQVVKIIRSSETAGRYISYRLVC